A portion of the Pectobacterium brasiliense genome contains these proteins:
- the ftsH gene encoding ATP-dependent zinc metalloprotease FtsH, translating to MAKNLILWLVIAVVLMSVFQSFGPSESNGRRVDYSTFLTEVNQDQVREARINGREISVIKKDSNRYTTYIPVNDPKLLDNLLTKNVKVVGEPPEEPSLLASIFISWFPMLLLIGVWIFFMRQMQGGGGKGAMSFGKSKARMLTEDQIKTTFADVAGCDEAKEEVSELVEYLREPSRFQKLGGKIPKGILMVGPPGTGKTLLAKAIAGEAKVPFFTISGSDFVEMFVGVGASRVRDMFEQAKKAAPCIIFIDEIDAVGRQRGAGLGGGHDEREQTLNQMLVEMDGFEGNEGIIVIAATNRPDVLDPALLRPGRFDRQVVVGLPDVRGREQILKVHMRRVPLSPDIDASVIARGTPGFSGADLANLVNEAALFSARGNKRVVSMVEFEKAKDKIMMGAERRSMVMTEKQKESTAYHEAGHAIIGRLVPEHDPVHKVTIIPRGRALGVTFFLPEGDAISASRQKLESQISTLYGGRLAEEIIYGVEHVSTGASNDIKVATSIARNMVTQWGFSEKLGPLLYAEEDGEVFLGRSVAKAKHMSDETARIIDQEVKSLIERNYVRARELLMANMDILHSMKDALMKYETIDAPQIDDLMGRKKEVRPPAGWEESRSDNDSGNGGGTPKAPTPVDEPQTPNPGNTMSEQVDDK from the coding sequence ATGGCGAAAAACCTAATTCTCTGGTTAGTCATCGCAGTGGTGCTGATGTCTGTTTTCCAGAGCTTTGGGCCCAGCGAGTCGAATGGCCGTAGGGTGGATTATTCAACCTTCTTGACTGAAGTGAATCAGGATCAGGTCCGTGAAGCACGTATTAACGGGCGTGAGATCAGTGTTATCAAAAAAGACAGCAACAGATACACGACTTACATTCCTGTCAATGACCCCAAGCTACTGGATAACCTGCTAACGAAGAACGTGAAAGTCGTTGGTGAGCCGCCGGAAGAACCGAGCTTGCTGGCTTCTATCTTTATTTCTTGGTTCCCGATGCTGTTACTGATTGGCGTCTGGATCTTCTTCATGCGTCAAATGCAAGGCGGCGGCGGTAAAGGCGCGATGTCCTTCGGCAAGAGCAAAGCGCGCATGCTGACTGAAGATCAGATCAAGACGACGTTTGCTGATGTAGCGGGTTGTGACGAAGCGAAGGAAGAGGTTAGCGAACTGGTCGAGTACCTGCGCGAACCTAGCCGTTTCCAGAAACTGGGCGGTAAAATTCCGAAAGGCATTCTGATGGTCGGCCCGCCGGGAACAGGTAAAACGCTGTTGGCAAAAGCGATTGCCGGTGAAGCAAAAGTCCCTTTCTTTACGATTTCCGGTTCTGACTTCGTTGAAATGTTTGTCGGTGTCGGTGCTTCCCGTGTCCGTGACATGTTCGAACAGGCGAAGAAAGCCGCACCTTGTATCATCTTTATCGATGAAATCGACGCCGTTGGCCGTCAGCGTGGCGCAGGTTTGGGCGGTGGTCACGATGAACGTGAACAAACGCTGAACCAAATGCTGGTTGAGATGGACGGCTTTGAAGGCAACGAAGGCATTATTGTTATTGCGGCGACTAACCGTCCCGATGTTCTTGACCCCGCATTGCTGCGTCCAGGTCGTTTTGACCGTCAGGTTGTGGTTGGCCTGCCAGATGTTCGCGGTCGTGAGCAGATTCTGAAAGTTCACATGCGTCGCGTACCGCTGTCTCCAGATATCGATGCGTCAGTGATTGCACGTGGTACGCCAGGCTTCTCTGGTGCGGATTTGGCTAACCTGGTTAACGAAGCCGCATTGTTCTCCGCTCGTGGCAACAAACGCGTTGTTTCGATGGTCGAGTTCGAGAAAGCAAAAGACAAAATCATGATGGGTGCAGAGCGCCGTTCCATGGTAATGACTGAGAAGCAGAAAGAATCGACGGCATATCATGAAGCTGGGCATGCGATCATTGGTCGCCTGGTGCCAGAACACGATCCGGTTCATAAAGTGACGATCATTCCGCGTGGTCGTGCGCTGGGTGTGACGTTCTTCCTGCCTGAAGGCGATGCAATCAGCGCTAGCCGTCAGAAACTGGAAAGCCAGATCTCTACGCTGTACGGTGGTCGACTGGCCGAAGAAATTATTTATGGCGTGGAACATGTCTCTACGGGCGCGTCTAACGACATCAAAGTGGCAACCTCGATTGCTCGTAACATGGTGACGCAGTGGGGCTTCTCTGAGAAACTTGGTCCGTTGCTCTATGCGGAAGAAGACGGTGAGGTATTCCTCGGTCGTTCCGTGGCAAAAGCCAAGCACATGTCAGATGAAACCGCGCGTATTATCGATCAGGAAGTAAAATCGCTGATTGAACGTAACTATGTGCGTGCTCGTGAGCTGTTGATGGCAAACATGGATATTCTTCACTCAATGAAAGATGCGTTGATGAAGTATGAAACCATTGATGCGCCGCAGATCGATGACCTGATGGGACGTAAGAAAGAAGTACGTCCGCCAGCAGGTTGGGAAGAGTCTCGTTCTGACAACGATTCTGGTAACGGTGGCGGTACACCTAAAGCCCCTACGCCAGTAGATGAGCCGCAGACGCCTAATCCTGGTAATACGATGT
- the rlmE gene encoding 23S rRNA (uridine(2552)-2'-O)-methyltransferase RlmE has protein sequence MANKKRSASSSRWLQEHFSDKYVQQAQKKGLRSRAWFKLDEIQQGDKLFKPGMTVVDLGAAPGGWSQYVVTQIGGNGRIIACDILPMDPIVGVDFLQGDFRDELVLKALLERVGDSKVQVVMSDMAPNMSGTPAVDIPKSMYLVELALGMCRDVLAPGGSFLVKVFQGEGFDEYLREIRSLFTKVKIRKPDASRARSREVYIVATGRKL, from the coding sequence ATGGCGAATAAAAAGCGTTCTGCAAGCTCCAGTCGCTGGTTGCAGGAACACTTTAGCGATAAATATGTGCAGCAAGCCCAGAAAAAAGGGCTGCGTTCACGTGCTTGGTTTAAACTTGACGAAATACAGCAGGGCGACAAACTATTTAAACCCGGTATGACCGTTGTGGATTTAGGCGCTGCACCGGGCGGTTGGTCACAGTATGTGGTCACGCAAATTGGTGGGAATGGTCGAATTATCGCGTGCGATATTTTACCAATGGATCCGATTGTCGGCGTCGATTTCCTGCAAGGGGACTTTCGTGATGAACTGGTCCTCAAAGCCTTGCTCGAAAGGGTTGGCGACAGCAAAGTTCAGGTGGTGATGTCTGACATGGCCCCTAACATGAGTGGTACACCAGCCGTTGATATTCCGAAGTCGATGTATCTGGTTGAATTAGCACTTGGTATGTGTCGGGATGTATTAGCGCCAGGCGGAAGTTTCCTGGTGAAAGTGTTTCAGGGAGAAGGCTTTGATGAATACCTGCGGGAAATTCGCTCCCTGTTTACGAAAGTGAAAATTCGTAAACCAGACGCCTCACGTGCCCGGTCTCGTGAAGTGTATATTGTAGCGACAGGGCGGAAACTGTAG
- the yhbY gene encoding ribosome assembly RNA-binding protein YhbY — MNLSNKQKQHLKGLAHPLKPVVMLGNNGLTEGVLAEIEQALAHHELIKIKVATEDRETKALIVEAIVRETGAANVQVIGHTLVLYRPAKERKIVLPR, encoded by the coding sequence ATGAACCTAAGTAATAAACAAAAACAACACCTGAAAGGCTTGGCACATCCGCTAAAACCGGTTGTCATGCTGGGCAATAACGGTCTCACCGAAGGTGTTCTGGCTGAGATCGAACAAGCATTGGCACATCACGAACTGATCAAGATAAAAGTAGCGACAGAAGACCGCGAAACCAAAGCCTTGATTGTTGAAGCGATTGTTCGTGAAACGGGTGCCGCTAACGTTCAGGTCATCGGCCATACGTTGGTGCTCTACCGTCCTGCGAAAGAACGTAAAATTGTGTTACCACGATAA
- the greA gene encoding transcription elongation factor GreA: MKQFPMTLRGAEKLREELDHLKSVRRPEIIAAIAEAREHGDLKENAEYHAAREQQGFCEGRIQDIEAKLSNAQVIDVTKMTANGRVIFGSTVTVMNLDNDEEQTYRIVGDDEADFKQNLISVNSPIARGLIGKEQDDVVVIRTPGGDVEYEILKVEYL, from the coding sequence ATGAAACAATTTCCGATGACGTTGCGTGGCGCTGAAAAATTGCGCGAAGAGCTTGACCACCTGAAATCTGTACGTCGACCTGAAATTATTGCGGCGATTGCTGAAGCGCGTGAGCACGGTGATCTGAAAGAGAATGCAGAATATCATGCCGCACGCGAGCAGCAGGGCTTCTGTGAAGGACGTATTCAAGACATTGAAGCTAAATTATCTAACGCACAGGTTATCGATGTTACGAAGATGACTGCGAACGGGCGTGTTATTTTTGGTTCGACCGTGACGGTGATGAACCTGGATAACGATGAAGAGCAAACTTATCGGATTGTTGGTGATGACGAAGCAGATTTTAAACAGAATCTGATCTCAGTAAATTCGCCCATCGCGCGTGGTCTGATCGGCAAAGAGCAAGATGACGTTGTGGTTATCCGTACGCCGGGCGGCGACGTGGAATATGAGATCCTGAAGGTCGAATATCTGTAA
- the dacB gene encoding serine-type D-Ala-D-Ala carboxypeptidase, with amino-acid sequence MRFSSIVTGLACAFVLHANAASVEDHRQYLPDGANLALLVQKVGATTPSMAFNSQQMALPASTQKVITALAALLQLGPDYRFITTMESHGPVTSGILNGNLIVRFSGDPTLKRQQIRNMVQELRKRGIQEIAGDVLIDTSVFASHDKAPGWPWNDMTQCFSAPPGAAIVDRNCFSVSLYSAPKAGDNAFIRVASYYPVQMFSEVRTLAKGSADAQYCELDVVPGELNRFTLTGCLVQRTEPLPLAFAIQDGASYAGAIVKDELQQADIRIKGSLRRQTQPGPAGSVLAQTQSAPLHDLLTIMLKKSDNMIADTVFRTIGHERFSVPGTWRAGADAVRQILRQKAGVDLGNSIVVDGSGLSRHNLISPETMMQVLQYIAQHDNELNYITMLPLSGYDGTLRYRGGLHEAGVDGKVSAKTGALQGVYNLAGFITTASGQRMAFVQFLSGYAVPPEDQRARRVPLVRFESRLYKDIYQSN; translated from the coding sequence ATGCGTTTTTCATCGATTGTTACCGGACTTGCCTGCGCTTTTGTTCTGCATGCCAATGCAGCTTCTGTTGAGGATCATCGCCAATATTTGCCTGACGGTGCCAATTTGGCGCTATTGGTACAAAAAGTTGGCGCAACAACACCCAGTATGGCCTTCAATAGCCAGCAAATGGCACTTCCAGCCAGTACACAAAAGGTGATAACCGCATTAGCTGCATTACTGCAATTAGGTCCAGATTATCGGTTCATCACCACGATGGAAAGCCACGGGCCTGTTACCAGCGGCATTCTGAACGGTAATCTCATCGTACGGTTTAGCGGCGATCCTACGCTTAAGCGCCAGCAAATACGGAATATGGTGCAGGAATTAAGAAAGCGCGGGATACAGGAAATCGCGGGGGATGTGCTGATCGACACCTCAGTGTTCGCCAGTCACGACAAAGCGCCGGGCTGGCCCTGGAACGATATGACACAGTGCTTCAGCGCCCCGCCAGGTGCCGCGATTGTCGATCGCAACTGCTTCTCCGTTTCACTCTACAGTGCGCCTAAAGCGGGTGATAATGCGTTTATCCGCGTTGCATCCTATTATCCGGTGCAAATGTTCAGCGAAGTCCGCACGCTGGCTAAAGGTTCAGCCGATGCCCAATACTGCGAATTGGATGTAGTCCCCGGGGAATTAAATCGCTTTACGCTTACCGGCTGTCTGGTTCAGCGTACAGAACCGCTTCCGCTGGCATTCGCGATTCAGGACGGAGCCAGCTATGCCGGTGCTATCGTTAAAGATGAGCTACAGCAGGCAGATATCCGTATTAAAGGCAGCCTTCGTCGCCAGACGCAGCCTGGTCCGGCAGGAAGCGTACTGGCTCAGACACAATCAGCGCCACTGCACGACCTGCTCACTATCATGTTGAAAAAATCAGACAACATGATTGCCGATACGGTCTTTCGTACTATTGGGCATGAGCGTTTTAGCGTGCCGGGTACGTGGCGCGCTGGTGCAGATGCCGTGCGACAAATTTTGCGTCAGAAGGCGGGTGTAGATTTAGGAAATAGCATTGTTGTCGATGGTTCAGGCCTGTCACGCCATAACCTGATTTCACCGGAAACGATGATGCAGGTCTTGCAGTACATCGCACAGCACGATAATGAACTGAATTACATCACGATGCTTCCGCTTTCCGGCTATGACGGCACGCTGCGTTATCGTGGCGGCCTCCATGAAGCTGGCGTGGATGGTAAGGTTTCGGCTAAAACCGGGGCACTGCAGGGCGTATACAATCTGGCAGGCTTCATTACTACCGCGAGCGGCCAGCGTATGGCATTCGTCCAGTTCTTGTCTGGCTATGCCGTGCCGCCAGAAGACCAGCGCGCACGTCGAGTCCCTCTGGTGAGATTTGAAAGCCGCCTCTATAAAGATATTTATCAGAGCAATTAA
- the cgtA gene encoding Obg family GTPase CgtA, with translation MKFVDEATILVVAGDGGNGCVSFRREKYIPNGGPDGGDGGDGGDVYLLADENLNTLIDYRFEKSFRAERGQNGQSRDCTGKRGKDITIKVPVGTRVLDQGTGEVLGDMTRHQQSLMVAKGGWHGLGNTRFKSSVNRAPRQKTSGTKGEERELTLELLLLADVGMLGLPNAGKSTFIRAVSAAKPKVADYPFTTLVPSLGVVRMDSEQSFVVADIPGLIEGASEGAGLGIRFLKHLERCRVLLHLVDLAPIDESDPIENAKIIINELEQYGAGLAEKPRWLVFNKVDLIDKAEAEKRAKDIAAALGWDDKYYLISAANREGVNPLCWDVMNFLKANPKVTAIAESAPEKVEFMWDDYHREQLAEIEKEAEEEWDDDWDDEDDEGVEIIYQK, from the coding sequence ATGAAGTTTGTAGATGAAGCCACAATTCTCGTTGTGGCAGGCGATGGCGGTAACGGTTGTGTCAGCTTTCGCCGTGAAAAATATATTCCCAACGGCGGTCCGGACGGTGGTGACGGCGGCGATGGCGGTGACGTTTATCTGCTGGCAGACGAAAACCTGAACACGCTGATCGACTATCGTTTTGAAAAATCCTTCCGCGCTGAGCGTGGACAAAACGGGCAAAGTCGTGACTGTACGGGTAAACGCGGCAAAGATATTACGATTAAAGTCCCTGTTGGTACCCGTGTTCTGGATCAGGGAACCGGTGAAGTGCTGGGCGATATGACGCGCCATCAGCAGAGCCTGATGGTGGCGAAAGGCGGCTGGCATGGTTTAGGTAACACGCGTTTTAAATCGTCCGTCAACCGTGCTCCTCGTCAGAAGACCAGCGGTACGAAAGGCGAAGAGCGTGAGCTGACGCTAGAACTGCTGTTGCTGGCTGACGTGGGTATGCTTGGCCTGCCTAACGCAGGTAAATCGACCTTTATCCGCGCAGTATCAGCAGCAAAGCCGAAAGTGGCTGATTATCCGTTTACCACGCTGGTACCGAGCCTTGGCGTTGTCCGTATGGATAGCGAGCAGAGCTTTGTTGTGGCGGATATCCCTGGTTTGATTGAAGGCGCATCTGAAGGCGCTGGGTTAGGGATTCGTTTCCTGAAACACCTTGAACGCTGCCGTGTACTGTTACATCTGGTTGATTTAGCTCCGATTGATGAGTCAGACCCAATTGAAAATGCCAAAATCATTATCAACGAGTTAGAGCAGTATGGCGCGGGTTTGGCAGAAAAACCGCGTTGGCTGGTTTTCAACAAGGTTGATTTGATCGACAAGGCTGAAGCGGAAAAACGTGCCAAAGATATTGCGGCTGCGCTTGGCTGGGATGATAAATACTATCTGATTTCTGCAGCGAACCGTGAAGGCGTCAACCCACTTTGCTGGGATGTGATGAACTTCCTGAAAGCCAATCCGAAAGTAACGGCGATTGCCGAAAGCGCACCGGAAAAAGTAGAGTTCATGTGGGATGATTATCACCGCGAACAGCTGGCTGAAATAGAAAAAGAAGCCGAAGAAGAGTGGGATGATGACTGGGACGATGAAGATGATGAAGGTGTTGAGATCATCTATCAAAAATAA
- a CDS encoding DMT family transporter, with translation MNTKQQTGIGLCLALTTAVCWGALPIAMKQVLVVMEPYTIVWYRFFIASIGLGIILSSRKTLPPMRVFRHRRWWVLLLIATAGLLGNFVFFSSSLQYLSPTASQVIGQLSPVGMMFASVLILKEKMRGTQVIGAIMLICGLILFFNTSLIEIFTRLTDYTLGVLLGVCASAVWVSYGVAQKVLLRRLTSQQILFLLYVLCVVFITPFAKLEVIFQLSNWQLICLLFCGANTLIGYGALAEAMARWQASQVSAVITLTPLFTLLFSDLLALGWPTFFAAPVLNWVGYVGAFVVVAGAMFSAIGHRLLPGKKEPVPPLMVQK, from the coding sequence ATGAATACTAAACAACAGACGGGTATCGGTTTGTGTCTGGCGCTCACTACGGCTGTTTGCTGGGGGGCGTTACCGATAGCCATGAAACAGGTTCTGGTAGTGATGGAACCTTATACGATTGTTTGGTATCGCTTTTTTATCGCATCGATTGGGCTCGGTATTATTCTTTCATCCCGTAAGACGTTGCCGCCAATGCGGGTTTTCCGGCATCGGCGTTGGTGGGTTCTGCTACTGATTGCGACGGCTGGACTACTGGGTAACTTTGTTTTCTTTAGCTCGTCTCTGCAATATCTGAGTCCGACAGCGTCTCAGGTTATTGGGCAACTTTCCCCTGTAGGCATGATGTTCGCCAGCGTACTTATCCTAAAGGAAAAGATGCGCGGCACGCAGGTCATTGGCGCGATCATGCTGATTTGCGGTCTGATCCTGTTCTTTAATACCAGCCTGATTGAGATTTTTACCCGACTGACTGACTACACGCTGGGCGTGCTGCTGGGTGTTTGCGCCTCGGCAGTATGGGTATCCTATGGTGTTGCGCAGAAAGTTCTATTGCGACGTCTGACATCGCAGCAGATTCTGTTTCTGCTATATGTGCTGTGCGTCGTCTTTATCACGCCTTTTGCCAAGCTTGAGGTTATTTTTCAACTGAGCAACTGGCAGCTTATTTGCCTGCTATTTTGTGGTGCGAATACGTTGATTGGCTATGGTGCGCTGGCGGAGGCAATGGCTCGCTGGCAGGCATCACAGGTTAGTGCGGTCATTACGTTGACGCCGTTGTTTACGCTGCTGTTTTCCGATCTACTGGCATTAGGATGGCCGACTTTCTTTGCTGCGCCAGTACTGAATTGGGTCGGTTATGTGGGAGCCTTTGTCGTTGTTGCTGGCGCGATGTTTTCCGCTATCGGGCATCGCCTCTTACCCGGCAAGAAAGAGCCCGTGCCGCCACTGATGGTGCAGAAGTAA
- the rpmA gene encoding 50S ribosomal protein L27: MAHKKAGGSTRNGRDSNAQRLGVKRFGGESVLAGNIIVRQRGTKFHAGTNVGCGKDHTLFALTDGKVQFEVKGPKNRKFISIVAE, from the coding sequence ATGGCACACAAGAAAGCTGGCGGTTCAACCCGTAACGGTCGTGACTCTAACGCACAACGTCTGGGCGTAAAACGTTTTGGCGGCGAAAGTGTTCTGGCTGGTAACATCATCGTTCGTCAACGTGGTACTAAATTCCACGCAGGAACTAACGTTGGCTGCGGGAAAGACCATACTCTGTTTGCTTTGACTGATGGTAAAGTTCAGTTTGAAGTTAAAGGCCCGAAAAACCGTAAATTTATCAGCATCGTTGCTGAATAA
- the rplU gene encoding 50S ribosomal protein L21, giving the protein MYAVFQSGGKQHRVSEGQTVRLEKLDIATGEAVEFDQVLMVANGEEIKIGVPFVDGGKIKAEVVAHGRGEKVKIVKFRRRKHYRKQAGHRQWFTDVKITGISA; this is encoded by the coding sequence ATGTACGCAGTTTTCCAAAGTGGTGGTAAACAACACCGAGTAAGCGAAGGTCAAACCGTTCGCTTGGAAAAGCTGGACATCGCAACTGGTGAAGCCGTTGAGTTTGACCAAGTTCTGATGGTTGCTAATGGTGAAGAAATCAAAATCGGCGTTCCTTTCGTCGATGGCGGTAAAATCAAAGCTGAAGTTGTTGCTCATGGTCGTGGCGAAAAGGTGAAGATTGTTAAGTTCCGTCGCCGTAAACACTACCGTAAGCAAGCAGGCCACCGTCAGTGGTTCACTGACGTGAAAATTACCGGCATCAGCGCTTAA
- the ispB gene encoding octaprenyl diphosphate synthase, with protein MNLEQITALTAQDMAAVNNVILEQLNSDVVLINQLGHYIISGGGKRIRPMIAVLAARALDYNGDKHVTVAALIEFIHTATLLHDDVVDESDMRRGKATANAAFGNAASVLVGDFIYTRAFQMMTSLESLRVLALMSEAVNVIAEGEVLQLMNCNDPDITEESYMRVIYSKTARLFEAAAQSSSILAGATPEQEKALQDYGRYLGTAFQLIDDLLDYSADGKTLGKNTGDDLNEGKPTLPLLHAMRHGNAEQSSLIRKAIEEGNGRHLLEPVLSAMQQCGSLDYTRQRAEEEADKAISALQQLPETPYRMALEGLAHLAVQRDF; from the coding sequence ATGAATCTAGAACAAATTACAGCATTGACTGCACAGGATATGGCAGCTGTTAATAACGTCATTCTTGAACAGCTGAATTCCGACGTCGTTTTGATAAACCAGCTTGGACACTACATCATTAGCGGTGGTGGGAAACGTATACGCCCAATGATTGCTGTACTTGCAGCCAGAGCCCTCGACTATAACGGTGATAAGCATGTCACTGTCGCCGCACTGATCGAATTTATCCACACCGCAACGCTGCTACATGATGATGTGGTAGACGAGTCCGACATGCGCCGGGGTAAAGCGACAGCAAATGCCGCCTTTGGGAACGCAGCAAGCGTGTTGGTTGGGGATTTCATCTATACACGCGCCTTCCAGATGATGACCAGCCTCGAATCGTTACGTGTGCTGGCGCTGATGTCAGAAGCGGTGAACGTGATTGCTGAAGGCGAAGTCTTGCAGCTAATGAACTGTAACGACCCGGATATCACGGAAGAAAGCTATATGCGCGTTATTTACAGTAAAACGGCGCGTTTATTTGAAGCCGCAGCGCAATCTTCATCCATCCTTGCTGGTGCGACGCCAGAGCAAGAAAAAGCGCTTCAGGACTATGGCCGCTATTTAGGCACCGCATTCCAGTTAATTGACGATCTGCTCGACTACAGCGCAGACGGCAAAACGCTGGGTAAAAACACGGGCGATGACCTCAATGAAGGTAAGCCAACGCTGCCGTTACTGCATGCGATGCGTCATGGAAATGCAGAACAGAGCTCGCTGATTCGCAAGGCCATTGAAGAAGGAAACGGGCGTCATCTGCTGGAACCGGTTCTTTCCGCCATGCAGCAATGCGGTTCACTTGATTATACGCGTCAACGCGCCGAAGAAGAGGCAGATAAGGCAATTAGCGCACTACAGCAACTGCCGGAAACACCATACCGTATGGCGCTCGAAGGCCTTGCCCATTTAGCCGTACAGCGCGATTTCTAA
- a CDS encoding DNA-binding protein — MDKEWFATSELVGVGGLPKSPQGLNKRARDDGWEKRRRKGVQGRGVEYSIRSLPNEVRNSLLVKENPPTEYYRIDNEPTLLSSWVHIFHQLSVDERTRLINFILREGTIAMLSRLDDVTIDQTA, encoded by the coding sequence ATGGACAAAGAATGGTTTGCAACAAGTGAGCTGGTTGGCGTAGGTGGATTGCCTAAGTCGCCGCAGGGGTTGAACAAGCGGGCGCGAGACGACGGTTGGGAAAAGCGCAGGCGGAAAGGGGTTCAAGGGCGCGGTGTCGAATATTCTATTCGCAGTTTGCCGAACGAGGTCAGGAACTCTCTACTAGTAAAGGAGAATCCGCCAACCGAATATTATCGTATCGATAATGAGCCGACCCTGCTGTCATCGTGGGTGCATATTTTCCATCAACTGTCCGTTGATGAACGAACCCGGCTGATTAATTTCATCTTGCGTGAAGGGACAATAGCGATGCTGTCTCGGCTGGATGATGTCACAATCGACCAGACTGCTTAA
- a CDS encoding DNA-binding protein → MKKEWFATSELVGVGGLPKSRQGLNKRAREDGWEKRRRKGVQGRGVEYSIHSLPDTVKKSLLLEIEPSAYSAKQPAALAVWMQIYQQLSEKERDDLIAYILRVGVSSTLSQLGITPSDEEPISSIEID, encoded by the coding sequence ATGAAAAAAGAGTGGTTTGCTACCAGCGAATTGGTTGGAGTCGGCGGCCTTCCGAAATCAAGACAAGGATTAAATAAGCGCGCCCGCGAGGATGGATGGGAGAAGCGTCGCCGTAAAGGCGTCCAGGGAAGAGGAGTGGAGTACTCAATTCACAGCTTGCCGGATACGGTAAAGAAATCCCTATTACTCGAAATCGAGCCTTCCGCCTACTCGGCGAAACAGCCTGCGGCACTGGCCGTCTGGATGCAGATTTACCAGCAACTGTCTGAAAAAGAAAGAGATGATCTAATCGCTTATATTCTGCGAGTCGGGGTGTCCTCCACGCTGAGCCAGTTGGGTATTACGCCATCGGATGAGGAGCCAATCTCATCAATAGAAATTGACTGA
- a CDS encoding helix-turn-helix domain-containing protein — translation MILRKQDWHPADIIAALRKKNTTLAAVSRAAGLSSSTLANALSRPWPKGEWLIADALGIHPSEIWPSRYYNPETNELIDRKRLIRPD, via the coding sequence ATGATTTTAAGGAAACAAGACTGGCATCCCGCTGATATCATTGCTGCACTGCGCAAGAAAAACACGACGCTGGCGGCGGTATCGCGAGCGGCCGGATTAAGCTCATCGACGTTAGCTAATGCGCTCTCACGCCCTTGGCCCAAGGGGGAATGGCTTATTGCCGATGCGCTAGGTATTCACCCCTCAGAGATTTGGCCCAGCCGGTACTACAATCCAGAAACCAATGAGCTTATCGACAGAAAAAGACTCATCCGTCCCGATTAA
- the mdh gene encoding malate dehydrogenase codes for MKVAVLGAAGGIGQALALLLKTQLPSGSELSLYDIAPVTPGVAVDLSHIPTAVKIKGYSGEDAKPALVGADIVLISAGVARKPGMDRSDLFNVNAGIVRNLVEQIAVTCPKACIGIITNPVNTTVAIAAEVLKKAGVYDKNKLFGVTTLDIIRSNTFVAELKGKQPQDINVPVIGGHSGVTILPLLSQVSGISFSEQEVADLTKRIQNAGTEVVEAKAGGGSATLSMGQAAARFGLSLVRALQGESGVVECAYVESDGKYARFFAQPILLGKDGVAERKDIGTLSAFEQNALNSMLDTLKQDIELGETFIKN; via the coding sequence ATGAAAGTTGCAGTTCTCGGAGCAGCAGGTGGTATCGGTCAGGCACTCGCACTCCTCCTCAAAACCCAGCTTCCTTCAGGTTCAGAACTATCCCTTTACGATATCGCCCCAGTAACGCCGGGTGTTGCCGTCGATCTGAGCCATATTCCTACAGCAGTGAAGATCAAAGGCTATAGCGGTGAAGATGCTAAACCAGCGCTTGTTGGTGCAGATATCGTGCTGATCTCCGCAGGTGTGGCACGTAAACCTGGTATGGATCGTTCCGATCTGTTCAACGTCAATGCTGGCATTGTGCGTAATCTGGTTGAGCAAATTGCGGTTACTTGTCCGAAAGCCTGTATCGGTATCATCACCAACCCGGTGAATACGACCGTTGCCATTGCAGCCGAAGTGCTGAAAAAAGCGGGCGTATATGACAAAAACAAACTGTTCGGCGTCACCACGCTGGATATCATCCGTTCCAACACATTCGTTGCTGAGCTGAAAGGCAAACAACCGCAGGATATTAATGTACCCGTTATCGGCGGACACTCTGGTGTGACGATCCTGCCTCTGCTGTCTCAGGTATCTGGTATCAGCTTCAGCGAGCAGGAAGTGGCCGATCTGACCAAGCGTATCCAGAATGCGGGCACCGAAGTTGTTGAAGCCAAAGCAGGTGGCGGATCGGCTACGTTGTCGATGGGTCAGGCTGCGGCACGTTTTGGTCTGTCTCTGGTTCGTGCGCTGCAAGGCGAAAGCGGTGTAGTGGAATGTGCATACGTTGAAAGTGATGGTAAATATGCCCGCTTCTTCGCTCAACCGATTCTGTTAGGCAAAGACGGCGTCGCCGAGCGTAAAGACATCGGCACATTAAGCGCTTTTGAGCAAAATGCGCTTAACAGCATGCTGGATACGCTGAAGCAGGATATTGAGCTAGGCGAGACGTTCATCAAGAATTAA